The proteins below are encoded in one region of Manis pentadactyla isolate mManPen7 chromosome 2, mManPen7.hap1, whole genome shotgun sequence:
- the LOC118922238 gene encoding guanylate cyclase soluble subunit beta-2-like, with protein MLTSFAGTARRPLRDPGGDAGLPSSHVPSGPVFQYGFINTCLESLVKEEFGEETWERLRASAQVQEGFLTYTVYDDVITMSLIQAACRILGVSMEALLKLFGQHFFKFCKMSGYDRMLRTLGGNLTEFIENLDALHSYLALSYQEMNAPSFRVERGADGKTLLHYYSDRRGLCHIVPGILEAVARDFFDIDVTMDVLGMNQEEERTGKKEHVVFLIVQKPRRQALEAAFLRMKERYWSVSAGPARKSHWEAVRSAVRFGEGHLVNTFTPIYPERLWIDEKTFCSAVPFHIVFDESLRIKQAGVNIQKYIPGLQTQKIRLDEYFSIIHPQVTFDIYSICKFINSQFVLKARREMMPKAWKSQPTIKLQGQMIWMAPTRCMVYMCSPKLRSLCELEEHGMHLSDIAPHDTTRDLILLNQQRLAEMELSTQLEQKKEELRVLSRHLAAEKKKTETLLYAMLPEHVANQLKEGEKVAAGEFKTCTILFSDVVTFTNICAACEPIQIVNMLNSMYSRFDRLTSVHEVYKVETIGDAYMVVGGVPVPVGNHAQRVANFALGMRTSAREVMNPVTGEPIQIRVGIHTGPVLAGVVGDKMPRYCLFGDTVNTASRMESHGLPNEVHLSPATYRALENQGFEIIERGEIEVKGKGKMTTYFLVRSLSASEDEVPGRPAVRLDGAASDESTPEGIPGAGLDSMEAAAGRWSSAQTKMHPFPADTLPSGFCALL; from the exons AGCTTCTGCACAGGTGCAGGAAGGCTTCCTGACCTACACAGTGTACGATGATGTCATCACCATGTCACTCATCCAGGCGGCCTGCCGGATCCTGG GTGTCTCTATGGAGGCCCTCCTGAAGCTCTTTGGACAGCACTTCTTTAAATTCTGCAAGATGTCTGGTTACGACAGGATGTTACGGACCCTGGGAGGAAATCTCACAGAGTTTATCGAAAACCTAGATGCCCTCCACAGCTACCTGGCACTCTCTTATCAG GAGATGAACGCACCGTCGTTCCGTGTGGAGAGAGGAGCAGATGGGAAAACGCTCCTGCACTACTACTCTGACCGGAGGGGTCTGTGCCACATCGTGCCAG GCATCCTTGAGGCTGTGGCCAGAGACTTCTTTGACATTGATGTGACCATGGATGTCCTTGGCATGAATCAGGAGGAGGAGAGGACGGGGAAGAAGGAGCACGTTGTGTTTCTGATTGTGCAGAAGCCCCGCAGACAG GCCCTGGAGGCAGCCTTCCTTAGGATGAAGGAGAGGTACTGGAGTGTCTCTGCTGGTCCTGCGAGGAAATCCCACTGGGAAGCTGTGAGAAGTGCGGTCAGGTTTGGGGAAG GGCATCTTGTGAACACCTTCACGCCGATTTATCCCGAGCGGCTCTGGATTGATGAGAAGACCTTCTGTAGTGCAGTTCCTTTCCACATTGTGTTTGATGAATCT CTAAGGATCAAGCAAGCTGGAGTGAATATCCAGAAGTATATCCCAGGACTTCAAACCCAGAAGATCCGATTAGACGAGTATTTCTCCATCATTCATCCCCAAGTCACCTTCGACATATACAGCATCTGCAAATTTATCAACAGCCAGTTTGTCCTGAAGGCACGAAGAGAAATGATGCCTAAAGCTTGGAAAAGCCAGCCCACGATCAAACTCCAAG GCCAGATGATCTGGATGGCGCCCACGCGGTGCATGGTGTACATGTGCTCCCCGAAGCTCCGCAGCCTGTGCGAGCTGGAGGAGCACGGGATGCATCTGTCCGACATCGCCCCTCACGACACCACCAGGGACCTCATCCTCCTGAACCAGCAGCGGCTGGCCGAGATGGAGCTGTCCACACAGCTGGAGCAGAAAAAGGAGGAGCTGCGGGTCCTCTCCAGGCACCTGGCCGCTGAAAAGAAGAAGACGGAGACCCTGCTTTATGCCATGCTGCCTGAGCACGTGGCCAACCAgctgaaggaaggagaaaaggtcGCTGCAG GAGAATTCAAGACCTGCACCATCCTTTTCAGTGACGTGGTGACGTTCACCAACATCTGTGCTGCCTGCGAACCGATCCAAATAGTGAATATGCTGAACTCAATGTACTCCAGGTTTGACAGGTTAACCAGCGTCCACGAGGTCTACAAA GTGGAGACCATAGGAGACGCCTACATGGTGGTGGGGGGCGTCCCGGTGCCCGTCGGAAACCACGCTCAGAGAGTGGCCAACTTCGCCTTGGGGATGAGGACGTCTGCGAGAGAGGTGATGAATCCTGTCACCGGGGAGCCCATCCAG ATCAGAGTGGGGATCCACACAGGACCAGTCTTAGCAGGTGTGGTTGGGGACAAGATGCCGCGGTACTGCCTGTTTGGAGACACTGTGAACACAGCTTCCAGAATGGAAAGTCACGGGCTGCCCAACGAAGTGCACCTCAGTCCCGCCACCTACAG AGCCCTGGAAAACCAAGGGTTTGAAATAATCGAAAGAGGTGAAATCGAAGTGAAGGGTAAAGGGAAAATGACCACTTACTTTCTGGTCCGGAGCCTGAGCGCCTCCGAGGATGAGGTCCCGGGCAGGCCTGCAGTGCGGCTGGACGGCGCGG CTTCTGATGAATCAACACCTGAAGGGATTCCGGGGGCAGGACTGGACTCCATGGAGGCGGCTGCTGGACGATGGTCTTCAGCCCAGACAAAGATGCACCCCTTTCCCGCTGACACTCTGCCTTCTGGTTTCTGTGCTCTGTTGTAA